A genomic stretch from Amycolatopsis sp. 195334CR includes:
- a CDS encoding MarR family winged helix-turn-helix transcriptional regulator: MIASQEPVTAEELLRLDNQICFALHAASRAFGTLYRTALRELDLTYPQYLVMLVLWESDGVPVKEIGARLRLDSGTLSPLLKRLEGAGLIRRLRSEQDERSVEIHLTAAGEALRERALDVPRQIGAATGMPVAELKDLRARVAALTAAIDGTADTEAGCP; the protein is encoded by the coding sequence ATGATCGCGAGCCAAGAACCCGTGACGGCGGAGGAGCTGCTGCGCCTGGACAACCAGATCTGCTTCGCGCTGCACGCGGCGTCCCGCGCGTTCGGCACGCTGTACCGGACCGCGTTGCGCGAGCTGGATCTGACCTATCCGCAGTACCTGGTGATGCTGGTGCTGTGGGAGTCCGACGGGGTCCCGGTCAAGGAGATCGGCGCGCGGCTGCGGCTGGACTCCGGCACGCTGTCCCCGCTGCTCAAGCGGCTGGAGGGCGCCGGGCTGATCCGGCGGTTGCGCAGCGAGCAGGACGAGCGCTCGGTGGAGATCCACCTGACCGCGGCCGGGGAGGCGTTGCGCGAGCGGGCGCTGGACGTGCCGCGGCAGATCGGGGCCGCCACCGGGATGCCGGTGGCCGAGCTCAAGGACCTGCGCGCCAGGGTGGCCGCGCTGACCGCCGCCATCGACGGCACCGCCGACACCGAAGCGGGCTGCCCCTAA